Part of the Mangifera indica cultivar Alphonso chromosome 4, CATAS_Mindica_2.1, whole genome shotgun sequence genome, ATTTATGAGATGGAATACTAAAGATAAGAATAAGCTATGTTCAAGTCCTAATGCCTTTTActtacaaaatattttcatattcatgagtttttttttttttaatattattttacgagtaaaatatgattaaatgaaaCTGCGAGAGGACGGGTCAGCCAACAGAAAGTTACATGATGAGGAACAAGTCATTGTTCCAtgtttatgttatttaatattcagACTATGTTCTTGTATTTTAAGATTATGCATATTGACTTTTATGTATGGATGATTTACGATGGATTTCccattcatatatattttgatataaaattgttCTTGCTCTTGTTTAAAAGTAAGTTTAGTTTTCGTCGCAATGAATGAAAGTACCAAGTTTGTGAGAATTTAATATTACAAgagattttgtgattttttttctgtaaaagtaaaatctaaaaaatatattcataggGAAAAAACTCTACTAAAAATTGCTTTTCAcaactttttttaaatcctCGTTGCTTATGttgaaattttcttctttatcaaaCAAACTACTTTTTCGGGTGCATATAACTTTGTTATGTCTCCGAAAAAATCCAATTCATAAACAATCCATATTGGATATCTCTACTCATAAATAAAATGCTAATTTTATGTTACGAAGATGTTTGATTTCTCGGAACAAACATTAGTTAATTAATGATGTAACAGTTTCAAAAGGTATTTACATTAGTTAATTAATGATGTAACTAATGGCCCAACAACGCTGGTTTCACGCTGCATTGACTGAATTCTGAGGTCAATAACTTCACCTTTCCATGACTCATGTCTTTGATAAAGAGGAAGACCAAAAACCTTAACagccaattaaaaaaaaaagcatagcCTAAAGAGACGAGTTTAGAGttagaaatgaaattaatttcaaaaagccttttgtaaattaatttcaaaaagtgAAATGTACGCAAGAAGGGTTGGTGTGaaacgaaattaaaaaaagcaaaTAATGTGGTGTAAAGATGACCCTGATCCATTGactataattattgaatgattaatcaaatcaacaacTTATGCAAGattgtataatattttggtCACATTTGAGGTGCGAATTTAAGAAAtacttttaatttctattaatatataaaaaatctaaactaaactaaactaaatatgcacatgataaataatatttcttatgTTTTGCAGACATGTCCACTAAATAGACAAATGGCCACCTTGAGAGCAACCAttgggaaaaaatatatatattggttttcacgtgattaaaataaaattaatcaaattctatctcaaattataacaatattaaaagaGAATTATCGAAAACAAATAATTCTTGCCCctaaaacattgaaaaaatcTAACTTTTGGAATTCTTGTGTTCATATCACtttttgaaattaacaaaagactttttaaataataatttatttctcaCCAAACTAAACTATAGCAAATCCAAACTCCTGTTAAGGCGAGGgctgtatttatttattaattggccaaaaaactatttcctgctcaaattttaatacaaagataaatatatatttatagtttttaaaaactttaaatatttatacataaactaattattattaaaaaaatttattggattaagattaaaattctcattttatcaataatatgaaaatatatattattttattttattttttccttaagttttaaaaactttattttaccCTACAACTTCAAAATAACTTCCCCCTTCCTCCCAAATTCTTAgagtttttttcccttttctaaCAATGGCGATTTTGGTTGCCACCGTCTCCATCTTTAATGtggtcattttcttttttagtaaaCGATATCAACGGAGACAAAAAACTTCATCTCTGTCTACATTATTTGTTAAAGGAAAAGACAATCAAGCTAAAAGTAGAGACAATAACGATCACTGTCACCGTCATTAAAGAGGGGAGAAAACcctaaatatttgaaaaaaaaaagttacttttcaaaattaagactAGAAGGTGATatacaagtttttaaaatcttaaaaagaaaataaaataaaattatattattaataaaataataattttacttttaatcctaataaaatatttttataataattaatctgtgaataagtatataaatttaaaaaaataataaatatatatttatttttatgttaaaacttaaataaaaaatatgttttagcCTTACTAATTGGTTGGTAAAGTTTTTGGTCTTCCTCTTTGTGTCAAAGACGCGAGACCATGGTTGTCACGGGTCAAATTAGAATAGGAAGCATAGACTTAATAATGCAGTGTGAAACCAGCTACTATCCAACCATAATATTATTGgcctcaaatgaaaaaaaaatatttatgacgTAATAATAAGGAAACTGAAGCTAGTAGGTATTAATCATAACCAATTCTGTTCTCAGTCAGAGCTCCATTACATGGGAAATGTTGAAATATACCGTATTGAGCTGTACAAATCATACTTTCCTAGTTTAGAAGATTACAATTAATTAGAGGAAATTAAGGGGCTGTAATTAAGCAAATAGGATGGTGATTGTGGGATCATAGCTTAATTATAGGGATTCATTTCATCTAACTTCTCTATTTAATCCTGTGCTTGTACATAtgcaataatataataaaattcattgtgATTAagatggtatcagagcgcgagccaaacggcgggtttaacagcctaagtgttcctggatacaagtgacaatgcacccagCCACAAACCGGTTGAGCCAAACGgcctaggtgcttgcacttaagcgggggtgttggagactcaaataaagaagagtcagTCCcatatctaataaacttaactaaaatgattggtatataagtgttgtggattggaccttaacataagccaattggttttatgttacatgggtttcaatcttcacacttgtaagcccaaatTTATATTTCTGACATGGTATGATCTGGTTACTTTACCTTTCTAGGAGGTAATCTTGTGACATGGAGAagcaaaaaacaaaatgttgtaGCTCGCTCAAGTGCTGAAGCTGAATTCAGAAGTATGGCACTTGGAATTTGTGAGACGTTATGGTTAAGACTCCTCTTGCAGGATTTGGGTCATTCAACTAACCAACCTATCCAactattttgtgataataaagcAGCATGTGATATTGCTCATAATCCAGTACAACATGATCGTACAAAGCATGTCGAAGTGGAtagatttttcattaaagaaaagcTGGATGAAAAGATTGTGGAATTGCCCGAGATTCGATCAGAAGATCAATTGGCTGATATACTTACCAAAGCAGTCTCAAACCGAGTATTCTCAAATTTTGTAGACAAGTTGGGCATGCGCGACATTTATGCACcaacttgagggggagtgttgaaaTATACCGTAATGAGCTGTACAAATCATACTTTCCTAGTTTAGAAGATTACAATTAATTAGAGGAAATTAAAGGGCTGTAATTAAGCAAATAGGATGGTGATTGTGGGATCATAGCTTAATTATAGGGATTCATTTCATGTAACTTCTCTATTTAATCATGTGCTTGTACATAtgcaataatataataaaattcattgtgATTAAGAGGAAAgagtaataataaaaagtattaaGTTTTATAGATCAAGAGATTGGAATTTTGAAATATGGGGTTTGGTAAATAGATCAAGCCTAAGTGAGATTTCACATTTACATTTGGAAATTATTGAAGTTAGCAAcatattcataataataattttgctaCATTTTCAATATTACAAGACTTTTACAATAGAATGATATAaacgtaatattttttatagtatatTTATCTGGTAAAACAGTTAGgatattatagtattttagaaataaaattctttGTAAATTTATACCTCAAGTTTAATTAGAAAATGGAGGTAAAAAATACGAAGATGTAtcagtataattaattattctttttttattcccCGCTTATGGCCCAGCAACGCTGGTTTCACGCTGCATTGATTGAATTCTGAGGTCATTAACATGACCCGCCCATGACTCAGGTCTTTGATAAAGAGGAAGACCAAGAACCTTAACagccaataaaaaataaaggcatAGCCTAACAAGACGAGTTTGGAGTtgataagaaataaattaatatttaaaaagccttttgtaaatgaatttcaAAAAGTGATATGTACACAAGAAGTGTTGGCgtgaaatgaaattaaaaaaagcaaaTAAGGCAaacttatattctttttttttttatatgaataattttataattaaatttataatatggtGTAAAGATGACCCTGATCCATTGACTATAACTGTTGAATGACTAATCAAATCAACGACTTATGCAAGATTGTATAATATTTTGCTCATATTTGAGGTGCGAATTTAAGAAATACCTCTAATttctattaatataaaaaaaatctattaatataagaaatacCTCTAACATTCATCAACTAAAATTCCTAGACTCATTCCCCAAATAGAAAACTAAACTCATTTAgagtaaattttaattaaaaaattggtgatttttttttatcagaaTTTATCTACTATAGTCAGATTATTAAGTTGAACACAGctcaatttgagaaaaaaacttCTTGTAAATTGGGATAAATTCGTTTAActctatttaaatatttatattcgtAACTCAAATGaggttaattaaaaattgtataaaaaaacagatgttaagtaaaataataagacaataaaaaataatttacatataaaattcTTATACATTATATTAGTCTAAAGTTTTTCAAATGTGAAAATTCTTTGCACAAAAGTTTCCATCTACATTCCCTTTAAAGCACCAAAGTTTCCATCTTTTTGCTCGATGGGTAGAAGTTTCCACGTTTAGACTAAGTGTTGGGAAGAAAATTCAACTCTACTTTCTTCTCCCCTTGAGATATGCATATACATAAGTAGCACAAACGAGTTGATAGATAGCAAGTTTGGTTCCAATCAAGAAGCTTTTCAAATGATGCTAAAACTTATCGTGATTGATCTTTTCTATATTTTCCTTTCTATTTCTACAGCACAAACAAACTGGGTTGGGGTTGGTTATTACTGGTATTCAGCATTCGCGATCCCCCTTTCGGAGATAAATTCTTCTCTCTTCACCCACATTATTTGTGCTCATACTACTGTGAATTCCACCTCGTACCAGCTTTCTTTATCACCAGATGAAGAAGAACACCTGTCTGCCTTCACACTTACTGTGAAACAAAACAACCCATCTGTCACTACACTGCTATCCATTGGGGGTAAAAATGCAAATTACTCAACCTTTTCTTCCATGGTTAGCAATTTTTCTTACAGAAAATCCTTCATCGATTCCTCGATAAGAATAGCCCGACGTTACGGCTTTCAAGGCCTTGACTTTGCTTGGCAATATCCAAACACATCTTCTGATATGTTCAATGTGGGTGTTCTATTTCAAGAGTTAAAAGCTGCTGCTGATTTGGAGGCGAAAAACTCCAACCAGTCACAACTAATCTTGACGGCTCGAGTTAACTATTTTCCATCGGTATCCTTAAAAAGTTACCCTGTCGCGAAGATACAACGGTATTTGGATTGGGTCCATGTTGTGTCCTGTGAGTTTACCAGTCCTCTCTGGAGCAACTTTACCGGTGCTCATTCAGCTCTGTATGATCCAGTTACTTCTGCTAATACAGATCATGGTATAACAGAATGGATCAACCAAGGACTATCAGctaataaaattgttttgtcTTTGTGTTTCTATGGCTTTGCATGGACGCTGAAGAGCCCGATGGACAATGGTATTGGTGCAGCAGCAACGGGACCCGCCATTTCTGAACCTGATGGATTTGTAAGCTATAGGGGAATCAAGAATTACATTGAGCAATATGGTCGAGATGCTCCTGTAATGTACAATTCAACTTATGTGGTGAATTACTGGTCAGAGGGAACAACTTGGATTGGTTTTGACGATGTTGAGGCCATTAGAGCTAAGATTTCTTATGCCAAGGAGAAAAAGCTACTTGGCTACCATGTGTGGCAAGTCTCCTATGATGTTAACTGGGTGCTCTCTGAAACTGCAGGTAACCTAAGTTATGCTAGATTTGTCTCCTATCCTTTTGAATTGCGATCTTTAATTACATTAACATTATTGATTAACTATTTTTCCAGCTGAAGTGGAGATAAAAAGTTCCTCAGTTCAGGTGGATAATGAAagtagaaaaaacaaaaagaggtCTTCGTTAGTAATTCCTTTGTCTACAACAGCTGCTGTTGCTCTTCTAGTaggaatattttttatattttactactGGAGGagaaatctaaaattaaaaggtaagtttgtttaagaatattaataattccccaatttttttcaattttcttctttttctttgtccaattatttaaatttttatgtttttgtttgatttcttgGTTGATAGCATCATCTGCTGGAGATTTTAATTCCGACATTCCTAGTCTGACAGAATATACATTGGCGGAGATAGAGGCAGCAACCAATggattttcaattgaaaataagcTTGGACAAGGAGGATATGGCCCTGTTTACAAGGTAACTTTGATTACGctatttatctttgatttaaaaagagaaaattttctaGCTATGCTTCAGGAGGAACATAGCATGCTTTACATATCTTTTTAAAGGTACCAACTAATTCGATTGCATTCTGCTAGGGAATTTTGCCAAATGGAGAGGTAATTGCAGCGaagaaactttcaaaaacatccaCCCAAGGATTTGaggaattcaagaatgaggTTATGCTTACTGCCAAGCTCCAACATGTAAATCTTGTCCGAGTTTTGGGTTTTTGCATTGACAAGGAAGAACAAATACTCGTCTACGAATACATGGAAAACAAAAGCTTAGACTTTTACCTTTTCGGTCAgccttttattttcaatttctgcAATTATTTCTCCTTTTGAAACGAAAGTTTTTgcatttatgttttatatatgcTTAAATTTGATGTAGATCCCATGAGACGGCTTATTTTGGATTGGAAAAAACGTGTGCATATTATTGAAGGAATTACTCAAGGGCTTTTATATCTTCAAGAATATTCAAGGTTGATCATCATTCATCGAGATTTAAAAGTTAGCAATGTGTTATTAGACGGAGAAATGAAACCTAAAATATCAGATTTTGGAATGGCTAGAATATTCTCCAAAGATGATCTTGAAGCAAACACAAGTCGTATTGTTGGAACACTGTAAGTTTGTATGCtctcaatataaaattattgagtgaagaatttgtttgtcaaattttttttgtacataattgggtatacaaataatatatcatcatgtaattagatgtgacttaatttaaaataagtcaatcatgtaatgacacatcatttatgtaattgtatattcaaaagtatgtatacataattttattgtttatataattaatttaactttgtgatatttttgtacACAGGGGTTATGTTCCTCCTGAATATGCTTTTAGAGGCATATACTCTATCAAATctgatgtttatagttttgggaTTCTTTTTTTACAAATCATAAGTGGCAAAAGGATTTCCCTTCTATATGGTCCAGATGAAAGTTTGAGTCTTGCAGACTatgtaagttaatttttttagaatttattaattcaaaatttacttgcattaaaataatttatttaataattttcaggCATACGAGTTGTGGAATCATGGTAAAGCCATGGAATTCATGGATGAATCACTAGACGATACATCTTTGTCATGCAAATTAACGAGATGTTTGCATATAGCTTTGTTATGTGTCCAAGAAAATCCAACGGATAGGCCATCCATGCTGCAAGTTTTCTCTATGCTCAAAACTGAAAATTCAATTATGATGATTCCAAAGAAGCCCGCTttctcaaaacaaaataaatctaCAATAGTAAATTTGGAAGGTTATTCAGGGAGTGCTTCAACAATTAATGATGTAACAATTTCAGATATTTCAGTTAGATGAATTACAAATATCATTGTGTTTTCAACTGGTAAGTTGGACATGATCGATCTTTTCTCACTTtagtttttttcatttgataaaattatatatatttatctaattttaaatatttaatcaaatattttaatgatatgttattatttttttgtatcgtaattttgtttttctcaattAACTGATGAAATAGTTACTTGTTTAACTTGTAGTAATTGTTGCAAGCATAAAAAAGAAATGGCAATTCTCTCGAGTCTTTCAGAATTGTACAGTAAATGTAGTAAAGAAGATGACCGAGACCTTTCCTTACTAATAAGAAACAAAGACATTGACTTAAAAGATAAGTTTAgaatctttatatttaaataagaaataagttctgagttaaaaatttgttttaattaatttaaaaataataaaactatttatatttattttaaatacacaaataaatatacatttatatatattatcatacaaaGATAGAcggagagggggggggggggggggggggggggggttaaAACAGGGTCACTTGACCCCCTTGactcattaaaaaaatcaattatatatatatacactcacACTATGTTAGCACCTTttataccatatatatatatatatgttatcaagtgtattttcaatttttgaataagTAAACAAGCTTAGTTGGATTTGAGTCAGCTTTGTTTAAACTCAAAAAcgagtttgattcgaataagCCTAAAATaagctcaattcaaataaatttgtactcaagctcaagttcatgtttgaaaattaaaattttttagtttgaactcaagctcaagtttaagGGGTGTTTGACTCACTAAATTCACAAGCTTAGaaaaattgatacaaattaattaaaacaatatcattttaactagtatacatcaaaataatataattttagtcttttttgcTTCATTACAGTATCAAATTAAGTTCAAAGCTTGAATTGGTTCAATTTGAGCTCTTTTCATTTCAAGTCACCCGAACTTGAACAACTTTAATGGGAGTTTGGTGAGCTTAAGCTCAAGTTTAACTCTCCTCaaattaactcaaacttaagtttagtttgactcaaatctaacaCTATAAACAAGTAATCGAGACAGACTATATGAGAGAGAGTCATTTGTGTTTCTTCCttgtttatctctttttccATAATATTATCAACCCTcttccaaaataaatatttatgttaatatttgTGAGCCacactatatatattaatataaatatttgtgtttattttaatttaaaatatatttatgttactTTAACATTAACTtctctaaatattatttttaggttCACCactattatcatgtaattagataattatgaattaaagatataatatcattcatttatttaataatatatataaatatatatttatttatatattctaaataagtatatatataatattatttatttaaaaaatgtgattatatacaaaagaatttaaaaaatgtgtgtCAAAAGGATTTCAAGAGttagattttttagtttttagttttcaaaagctGCTTTCAATGGTgtgaatcaaaatttaaaaaaacaacaacgataaatgaattcttttttatatgaataattccataattaaattaataacataattaaaaataaaaaataaagaaaatggttTGTAAAGTCTTTGATTATAAGCTTTTAGCTATTATCATTGGATGATACAAAATGGCGAGTGGGGCAAGCGATCCCACAAACCACGTAGTTTAtcataactttattattttatattgagcaACCAAAAATCTTGACAGTGCTGTCTGGCTTGCCCAAAAATTAGATTGATAATTGGACGGGGTACCACATGCCAATCGTTAGAAGTTCTCGATTTGTTGTTTGATCCCGCTGTAACCCCGAGTGACAATAACATGTCACATGgaagtttagtttattttattttatttatcttttgtattttatatgaaaaataaaataattgtaattatagAACTTTAACGTAACACCTCATCCATTGATATcgtatatgtaaaatatatgttCAAGTTTATTTTCGTactaaatcaatttatattatatatttaattattaattatataaaataatttaaaattatatgataaattcatttaaaccataaaataacacgctttttttt contains:
- the LOC123214907 gene encoding class V chitinase-like; this encodes MMLKLIVIDLFYIFLSISTAQTNWVGVGYYWYSAFAIPLSEINSSLFTHIICAHTTVNSTSYQLSLSPDEEEHLSAFTLTVKQNNPSVTTLLSIGGKNANYSTFSSMVSNFSYRKSFIDSSIRIARRYGFQGLDFAWQYPNTSSDMFNVGVLFQELKAAADLEAKNSNQSQLILTARVNYFPSVSLKSYPVAKIQRYLDWVHVVSCEFTSPLWSNFTGAHSALYDPVTSANTDHGITEWINQGLSANKIVLSLCFYGFAWTLKSPMDNGIGAAATGPAISEPDGFVSYRGIKNYIEQYGRDAPVMYNSTYVVNYWSEGTTWIGFDDVEAIRAKISYAKEKKLLGYHVWQVSYDVNWVLSETAAEVEIKSSSVQVDNESRKNKKRSSLVIPLSTTAAVALLVGIFFIFYYWRRNLKLKASSAGDFNSDIPSLTEYTLAEIEAATNGFSIENKLGQGGYGPVYKGILPNGEVIAAKKLSKTSTQGFEEFKNEVMLTAKLQHVNLVRVLGFCIDKEEQILVYEYMENKSLDFYLFDPMRRLILDWKKRVHIIEGITQGLLYLQEYSRLIIIHRDLKVSNVLLDGEMKPKISDFGMARIFSKDDLEANTSRIVGTL